In Spinacia oleracea cultivar Varoflay chromosome 5, BTI_SOV_V1, whole genome shotgun sequence, a single window of DNA contains:
- the LOC110789458 gene encoding uncharacterized protein — protein sequence MHFIKHLRNIHIKSIFQEKHVLFQARCLQTDVSSKPKRYKYPTAYDPYGPRPPPSEKVTQLAEQIITLTSEERAQIGPALRELLKHPKLEKISTEGLDLGGAAGGATTAAEEKVAEKTAFDVKLEKFDATSKLKVIKEVRALTSLGLKEAKELVEKAPVVLKQGLTKEEAEGMIEKIKAAGGSAVME from the coding sequence ATGCATTTCATTAAGCATTTAAGAAATATACATATAAAGTCCATATTCCAAGAAAAACATGTCCTGTTTCAAGCCCGTTGTCTGCAAACTGACGTATCCAGCAAGCCTAAGAGGTACAAGTACCCCACGGCCTACGACCCATATGGGCCAAGGCCACCACCCTCAGAAAAAGTCACTCAACTAGCTGAACAAATCATAACCCTAACTTCTGAAGAACGAGCTCAAATCGGTCCAGCACTCAGAGAACTACTCAAACATCCCAAGTTGGAAAAGATTTCAACAGAAGGCTTAGACTTGGGTGGTGCAGCTGGTGGAGCCACCACCGCGGCAGAGGAGAAGGTGGCAGAAAAAACCGCTTTCGATGTGAAGTTGGAGAAGTTTGATGCTACTTCGAAGCTCAAGGTGATCAAGGAAGTAAGAGCTTTGACCAGTCTAGGACTGAAGGAAGCCAAAGAGCTAGTTGAAAAAGCACCAGTTGTACTTAAACAGGGACTCACAAAAGAAGAGGCAGAAGGTATGATTGAGAAGATTAAGGCTGCTGGTGGATCTGCAGTAATGGAGTGA
- the LOC110789434 gene encoding dof zinc finger protein DOF5.6 yields MMAHSSLQVCMDSSDWLQGGTMSEELSTGLDSSSPPSGGTPTDCMLAAACSSRAGPPLMERRLRPPHDQHLKCPRCDSTHTKFCYYNNYSLSQPRYFCKTCRRYWTKGGTLRNIPVGGGCRKNNKKSTSKKSNDDQQQQSPLNLVVQGGGGGGGGLIGSNLSHNNAIDHLHHLSFPHGEVQFPPHLAHLINAQMSLAGGGGGGFMESGGGLIRPIDFMECKYEGLVGGGGGGGGGNRGHDFMGSNSNNNNSTTNGSEQFGIMGGIGGYNGNFNSPFGVFNTTNDIHHHDGSLGISFMDQRMLLPYDGNNHNHHHHHHHHQNGMDDVKPNPKLLSLEWQDQGCGGGTTTTTTTTTNTSSDHNGGGKDSPYGYHMNGGGATLGSWTGLMGGFQSPTTNSLV; encoded by the exons ATGATGGCGCATTCTTCTTTGCAAGTTTGCATGGATTCATCTGACTGGCTTCAG GGAGGCACAATGTCGGAGGAATTATCAACAGGGCTAGACTCATCTTCGCCACCCTCAGGAGGAACACCAACAGACTGTATGCTAGCGGCCGCATGCTCGTCGCGGGCGGGGCCGCCATTAATGGAGAGGAGGCTAAGACCACCACATGACCAACACCTAAAATGCCCTAGGTGTGACTCAACTCACACCAAGTTTTGCTACTACAACAACTACAGCTTATCTCAACCTAGGTACTTTTGCAAGACTTGTAGGAGGTATTGGACTAAGGGAGGAACCCTTAGGAACATCCCTGTTGGTGGTGGGTGTAGAAAGAATAACAAGAAATCCACCTCTAAAAAGTCTAATGATgatcaacaacaacaatcaCCCTTGAATCTAGTAGTccaaggtggtggtggtggtggtggtggattaATTGGATCAAATTTGAGTCATAATAATGCTATTGATCACCTCCACCACCTCTCTTTCCCTCACGGCGAGGTGCAATTCCCGCCTCACCTTGCTCATTTGATCAACGCGCAAATGAGCCTtgccggtggtggtggtggtggtttcatGGAGAGTGGTGGTGGTTTGATTAGGCCTATTGACTTTATGGAGTGTAAGTATGAGGGTTTGgttggaggaggaggaggaggaggaggaggaaataGAGGGCATGATTTTATGGGgagtaatagtaataataataatagtactactaatgggagtgaacaaTTTGGTATTATGGGTGGAATAGGAGGTTATAATGGTAATTTTAATTCACCTTTTGGGGTGTTTAATACTACTAATGATATTCATCATCATGATGGGAGTTTAGGGATTAGCTTCATGGATCAAAGAATGTTGCTCCCATATGATGGGAACAatcataatcatcatcatcatcatcatcatcatcaaaatgGAATGGATGATGTGAAGCCTAACCCTAAGCTTTTGTCACTTGAATGGCAAGACcaaggttgtggtggtggtacAACAACAACTACTACTACTACAACTAATACTTCTTCCGATCATAATGGTGGCGGCAAGGACTCGCCGTATGGTTACCATATGAACGGAGGTGGCGCGACTCTTGGCTCGTGGACGGGCTTGATGGGTGGGTTTCAATCACCTACCACCAATTCATTAGTCTAA